TATTAAATAAGGTGCGTTTTGAACAGATTTATACTTGCGGTCCCAAGCCGATGATGGTAGCGGTGGCAAAATATGCCAAAAGTAATCAGATAGAATGTGAAGTCTCTTTGGAAAACACAATGGCTTGTGGAATCGGTGCCTGTCTTTGTTGTGTGGAGAACACGACAGAAGGTCACTTGTGTGTATGTAAAGAAGGTCCTGTTTTTAATATAAATAAACTACTATGGCAGATTTAAGTGTAAATATTGGTGAATTACAAATGAAAAATCCGGTGATGACCGCATCGGGTACATTTGGATATGGCGAAGAGTTCTCTGATTTCATTGATATAGCGCGAATAGGTGGTATCATTGTAAAGGGGACAACCCTTCACAAACGTGAAGGAAACCCATATCCGCGTATGGCAGAAACTCCTTCGGGGATGTTAAACGCTGTGGGACTGCAAAATAAGGGAGTTGATTACTTTGTAGAGCATATATATCCCCGTATAAAAGACATCCGGACGAATATGATTGTAAACGTATCGGGATCTGCCATTGAAGATTATGTGAAAACAGCCGAAATTATTAATGAACTTGACAAAATTCCTGCCATAGAGTTAAACATCTCATGCCCTAATGTAAAGCAAGGTGGCATGGCCTTTGGCGTGTCAGCAAAAGGAGCTTCTGAAGTAGTAAAAGCAGTACGTTCAGCTTACAAAAAGACACTTATCGTAAAACTCTCTCCGAACGTGACTGATATTACAGAAATAGCCCGTGCAGCAGAAGAAAGTGGTGCAGATAGCGTGTCATTAATCAATACATTGCTGGGAATGGCCATTGATGCAGAGCGTAAACGTCCTATCCTGTCGACTGTAACTGGAGGAATGTCCGGTGCTGCCGTAAAACCGATAGCATTACGCATGGTTTGGCAAGTTGCTAAAGCAGTAAATATTCCGGTCATAGGATTGGGAGGTATCATGAACTGGAAAGATGCCGTTGAATTTATGCTTGCCGGTGCGTCAGCTATCCAGATTGGTACAGCAAATTTCATAGATCCAGCTGTTACGGTTAAAGTAGCAGAAGGTATAAATAATTACTTGGATAGACATGGATGTAAGTCTGTGAAAGAAATAATAGGTGCACTTGAGATATAATTGAAAACACATGATAACCCTTCGCATAAATTTTCATGAATAAGTGTTATTTTCCTCTTAACATATACTTATTGAAAGAGTCTTTTTAAATAAAGGAATTATCAAGAAAAAATGCGTATGAGGAAAATTAAATAAAATCCTTGAACAGGTCATAAATAAAAAACGACGGTGAAAACTCAATCCATTTCCACCGTCGTTTTTATTTGCATGTATTTTTACAATCAAGTTATTCTTCTAATAAATCAGGACGAAGTCTTTTCGTACGTTCTAATGATTGCTGCAACTCCCATTCTTTAATTTTGGCTTCGTGTCCGGACAATAGGATATCGGGAACTTTCCAACCATTATAATCGGCTGGCCGTGTATATACCGGTGCTGCCAACAAATTATCCTGAAATGAATCCGAAAGAGCAGACTGTTCATCGGAAATGACTCCGGGAATGATGCGGACAATAGCGTCTGCCATAACTGCCGCTGCCAGTTCACCACCTGTCAATACATAATCTCCTATACTGATTTCTTTCGTAATCAGATGCTCCCTGATACGAAAATCTATTCCTTTAAAATGGCCGCAAAGAATAATCAGGTTCTGAGCCAAAGAAAGAGAATTGGCCATAGGCTGATTAAATTGTTCTCCGTCAGGAGTAGTAAAAATCACCTCGTCATAGTCACGTTCTGCTTTCAAAGCATTGATGCAACGTTCAATAGGTTCGATCTTCATTACCATACCGGCAAATCCTCCGAAAGGATAATCATCTACACGACGATATTTATCTTCAGTATAATCGCGGAGATTATGGATATGAATCTCTGCAAGTCCTTTGTTTTGAGCTCGTTTCATTATCGAACAATTGAAAAAGCCTTCAATCATCTCTGGCAAAACCGTTATAATATCAATACGCATAATCTTTAATTTTTCGCAAAAGTACAAATATTCAAAGATAAACCTGTATTTTTGCCTTAAACAATCTAAGAATTATGGATATAAAAGAGAAAATAGAAGGATTACGTGCCGAACTTCATCGGCATAACTATAATTACTACGTGTTGAATGCTCCCGAAATATCCGACAAGGAGTTTGACGAGAAGATACGTGAACTTCAGGACTTGGAGCAGGCTCACCCGGAATATAAAGATGAAAATTCGCCTACAATGCGTGTAGGCAGTGATATAAATAAGAATTTTACGCAGGTAGCACATAAATATCCTATGTTATCTTTGGCAAATACTTATTCGGAAGCTGAAGTGACAGATTTTTATGATCGGGTTCGCAAAGCATTGAATGAAGATTTTGAGATTTGCTGTGAGATGAAATACGACGGAACATCCATTTCGTTAACTTACGAAGACGGAAAGTTAGTTCGTGCCGTCACTCGTGGTGACGGAGAAAAAGGTGACGATGTGACAGATAATGTAAAGACAATCCGTTCTATTCCACTTGTATTGCATGGCGATAATTATCCTTCTTCTTTTGAGATTCGTGGAGAGATTCTTATGCCATGGGAAGTGTTCG
The nucleotide sequence above comes from Bacteroides caccae. Encoded proteins:
- a CDS encoding dihydroorotate dehydrogenase, with protein sequence MADLSVNIGELQMKNPVMTASGTFGYGEEFSDFIDIARIGGIIVKGTTLHKREGNPYPRMAETPSGMLNAVGLQNKGVDYFVEHIYPRIKDIRTNMIVNVSGSAIEDYVKTAEIINELDKIPAIELNISCPNVKQGGMAFGVSAKGASEVVKAVRSAYKKTLIVKLSPNVTDITEIARAAEESGADSVSLINTLLGMAIDAERKRPILSTVTGGMSGAAVKPIALRMVWQVAKAVNIPVIGLGGIMNWKDAVEFMLAGASAIQIGTANFIDPAVTVKVAEGINNYLDRHGCKSVKEIIGALEI
- the trmD gene encoding tRNA (guanosine(37)-N1)-methyltransferase TrmD, whose protein sequence is MRIDIITVLPEMIEGFFNCSIMKRAQNKGLAEIHIHNLRDYTEDKYRRVDDYPFGGFAGMVMKIEPIERCINALKAERDYDEVIFTTPDGEQFNQPMANSLSLAQNLIILCGHFKGIDFRIREHLITKEISIGDYVLTGGELAAAVMADAIVRIIPGVISDEQSALSDSFQDNLLAAPVYTRPADYNGWKVPDILLSGHEAKIKEWELQQSLERTKRLRPDLLEE